One segment of Takifugu rubripes chromosome 5, fTakRub1.2, whole genome shotgun sequence DNA contains the following:
- the ciita gene encoding MHC class II transactivator isoform X1, which produces MEPLSQNCTWPLCKVCPDCAINRCSQIRVEHAPAAMDSSRHDCCYSWFHDKTKELPRSLAPSRTDCGGLNEGNLEHVAGRLTIPLWQNWDRGHKLLLPLIAPVEPVGTTSQSRAAATDTVWSVDAETELAFALAPFGVNMEGFPPDQGGIAKGPESSENPKMPGLGRVLHGEEGGPDTEVLETHFSMTPDNLGWMSSGLGSFGSAEGSPGAKMQDEQENLPTCPDLADPGTRMQDVDEVPNMSLEFGDLPEDLSEFLNEQYIVDPEVLLGDPLWNYEEGPSKPGASSEPHDSGSLRENQEAKQAHKTEKRAKPLNGPEPQPPSDDNTPCKRQRVTDTDQELELGLSDCLTTPPRVLQLHPPMHLITIPDPPLYQVVHALSISSPVITIPCSPLTSTFILVPASSPPKSLHPSPLSPADGTVAPVQMSSSPPGSLSDTASRAVSPPHASPPSPINEGVRVYILEAKAHMSQSCEVIKGGLTLSSHYVDVQVSQREIVYRCGKNTNKVQDKELIFNGDAHRQKSLLDQSQIFDGSLGDNPKRYILLMGDAGMGKSTLIKKLCLNWSKDHFPQFDFVFLLDGKMLALTKPIFSLQTLLLNFSSFATACFDPDAVFAQVMAAPKRVLIIFDGFAEVRDFETLLQTQEKDLSASLQKDSKAQTYTIKQLFAGILQRAVLRGCTLVLSTRPRGAASQVLRRTDSYLEVCGFSVPDVETYVSRYFTDPTLRESALEHLKSHRYLHLLCWNPGLCRLVCSVLEGSKNIRELPRTLTELCRQVLDLRVKGCSPAFTFTPSSVKPENTVEAKEGSSSSEGRVQPVDVQPQSSESAAKEGEEEKAEEATGVEEGEEPQELLSQLSCLAWDGVKSHTSVIPDGKYVSPRLKAFGLRTGLLDCHDLRTTHLISSGEIKGGGGKAKGQKKTRKKVCEENATGREPAKEHILLWANPYLQSYLAALHLCLSRVVSHRTFFKSLPLLSGPKSCRRCQREVLELTQRFAFGILMEKLETLDAEASLRDALVAKQTLLTKHLEDLSHGGLSPAQLLQACHYVYEVSLIRGSPSTDGSDTELKRQSKLPEVLAFRGVPIDPLDAFVVWHVLERAGQEGHSFSLDLEDSGIQISGLRALVGLSNINTYRACIADVVTLWEQLKQSGEESLLQRAVSKFKIHPLKASQVCHIEHLAKLVNVHMQKRFPNSSSQSDPILAEGVPAVTGLHRLELELGPDKGSKALPKLWELLPGLHNLEHLDLENSKIGDRGAENLADALVSLRLLEVLNLSQNCIGDKGMKKLAITLRDLPKLHCLSLYSNMISDEGAKSLAAVLPYMASLTDLDVKYNELTDVGAESLGASLKKCKNIKTLRMWNQLIPCRVFERLRTQDNRILWH; this is translated from the exons ATGGAGCCGCTCAGCCAAAACTGCACTTGGCCCCTCTGCAAGGTGTGTCCAGACTGTGCCATCAAccggtgcagccagatcagagTGGAACACGCCCCGGCAGCGATGGACAGCTCCAGGCATGACTGTTGCTACAGTTGGTTCCACGACAAAACAAAAGAGCTGCCAAGAAGTTTGGCGCCGTCTCGCACCGATTGTGGGGGGTTGAATGAGGGGAATTTGGAGCATGTGGCTGGAAGACTAACCATCCCTCTGTGGCAgaactgggacagaggacacaaACTCCTGCTGCCCCTGATAGCTCCTGTGGAACCAGTCGGGACCACCAGCCAAAGCAGAGCAGCGGCTACCGACACCGTTTGGAGCGTCGATGCTGAAACAGAGCTTGCGTTTGCTCTCGCGCCATTTGGGGTGAACATGGAGGGCTTCCCCCCGGATCAAGGCGGCATCGCAAAAGGGCCCGAATCCTCTGAAAACCCGAAAATGCCTGGACTGGGTCGCGTCTTGCATGGTGAAGAGGGCGGGCCGGATACAGAAGTGTTGGAGACCCATTTCAGCATGACGCCAGACAACCTGGGCTGGATGAGCTCTGGCCTGGGAAGTTTTGGAAGTGCTGAGGGATCACCAG GTGCCAAAATGCAGGATGAGCAAGAaaacctgcccacctgccctgACCTTGCAGATCCAG GAACCAGGATGCAGGATGTGGATGAAGTGCCAAACATGTCTCTCGAATTTGGAGATTTACCAG AAGATTTGTCCGAATTCTTGAATGAACAATACATTGTCG ATCCAGAAGTGCTGTTAGGCGATCCACTGTGGAACTACGAAGAGGGCCCCAGCAAGCCCG GTGCCTCGTCGGAGCCGCACGACTCTGGTAGCCTCCGGGAGAACCAGGAAGCTAAACAAGCACACAAGACTGAGAAAAGGGCCAAACCACTCAATG GGCCAGAGCCGCAGCCCCCCTCTGATGACAACACTCCATGTAAAAGGCAAAGGGTAACAG ACACCGACCAGGAATTGGAGCTGGGTCTATCAGACTGCCTCACCACGCCTCCCAGAGTCCTTCAGCTGCATCCTCCCATGCACCTGATCACCATCCCAGACCCTCCTCTGTATCAGGTGGTGCATGCCCTGAGTATCTCCTCTCCAGTTATTACAATCCCATGCTCCCCTTTGACTTCGACTTTCATACTTG TTCCTGCCTCCTCGCCACCGAAatcccttcacccttcaccactctcaccag CGGACGGTACAGTAGCACCGGTCCAAATGAGTTCGTCCCCACCAGGATCTCTGTCAGACACTGCTAGCAGAGCTGTGTCCCCCCCACACgcttcacccccctcccccataaaCG AGGGTGTAAGGGTCTACATTCTTGAAGCAAAGGCGCACATGAGTCAGAGCTGTGAGGTTATCAAGGGAGGCCTTACCCTGAGTTCGCATTACGTCGATGTGCAAGTCAGCCAGAGAGAGATCGTCTACCGATGTGGGAAAAACACCAATAAAGTTCAGGATAAGGAGCTTATTTTTAACGGCGATGCCCACCGGCAGAAAAGCTTGTTGGATCAGAGTCAg ATCTTCGACGGCTCACTCGGAGACAATCCCAAGCGCTACATATTGCTAATGGGCGATGCCGGTATGGGAAAAAGCACCCTGATCAAGAAGCTGTGCCTCAACTGGTCTAAGGATCATTTCCCGCAGTTCGATTTTGTCTTCCTGCTGGACGGGAAAATGCTGGCTTTAACAAAGCCCATCTTCAGCCTCCAGACCCTCCTGTTGAACTTCTCCTCCTTTGCTACCGCCTGCTTTGACCCAGATGCGGTTTTTGCTCAGGTTATGGCGGCGCCAAAGCGGGTGCTCATTATTTTCGACGGCTTTGCCGAGGTGCGGGACTTTGAGACGCTGCTCCAGACACAGGAAAAAGATCTGAGCGCGTCGCTGCAGAAAGACAGCAAAGCGCAGACATACACgataaaacagctgtttgcaGGCATCCTCCAGAGGGCGGTGCTTCGGGGTTGCACTCTTGTGCTCTCCACGCGACCCAGAGGTGCTGCTAGCCAGGTTCTACGACGCACAGACAGCTATTTGGAGGTGTGCGGTTTCTCCGTCCCTGACGTGGAGACGTACGTGTCTCGGTACTTCACCGATCCGACCCTCAGGGAATCTGCCTTGGAGCACTTGAAAAGCCACAGGTACCTGCATCTCCTCTGCTGGAACCCCGGACTTTGTCGTCTGGTGTGCTCTGTTTTGGAAGGGTCGAAGAACATAAGAGAATTGCCCAGAACCTTGACTGAGCTCTGCCGCCAAGTGCTGGACCTGAGAGTGAAAGGATGTTCGCCGGCTTTCACCTTCACACCGTCGAGTGTTAAACCTGAAAACACTGTGGAAGCTAAAGAAGGCTCAAGCAGCTCTGAAGGGCGGGTGCAACCTGTAGACGTTCAGCCCCAAAGCTCAGAAAGTGCAGCAaaagagggggaagaagagaaggcagAGGAGGCAACAGGTGTTGAAGAAGGTGAAGAACCTCAAGAGTTACTGTCCCAGCTGAGCTGCTTGGCCTGGGACGGAGTCAAATCGCACACCTCCGTCATTCCAGACGGGAAATATGTATCTCCTAGACTCAAGGCATTTGGCCTGAGGACTGGGCTGCTGGATTGTCATGATCTGAGGACGACACACCTCATCTCAAGCGGGGAGATaaagggaggaggtgggaaggCCAAAGGACAGAAGAAGACCAGGAAGAAAGTTTGTGAAGAAAACGCAACAGGAAGAGAACCAGCCAAAGAACACATTCTGCTGTGGGCCAATCCTTACCTGCAGAGCTACCTGGCGGCGCTCCATTTGTGCCTGTCAAG GGTGGTTTCACATCGCACTTTCTTCAAGAGCCTCCCTCTCCTGTCGGGCCCAAAGTCCTGCCGGCGCTGCCAACGGGAAGTGCTGGAGCTCACTCAGCGGTTCGCTTTTGGAATTTTGATGGAAAAGCTAGAGACACTCGACGCTGAGGCCAGTCTCAGAGACGCGCTCGTCGCCAAACAGACTTTATTGACCAAACACCTTGAGGATCTCTCACACGGCGGCCTGAGTCCGGCTCAGCTTCTGCAGGCTTGCCACTATGTTTATGAAGTGAGTTTGATACGTGGCAGTCCGAGCACGGATGGGAGTGACACAGAATTAAAGCGTCAGTCAAAGCTACCGGAGGTCCTGGCGTTTCGTGGCGTTCCCATCGACCCTTTGGATGCCTTTGTTGTGTGGCATGTTCTAGAAAGAGCAGGCCAGGAAGGTCACAGTTTCAGTTTGGATCTGGAGGATTCTGGGATACAGATTTCAGGACTCAGAGCCCTCGTGGGCCTCAGCAACATCAACACCTACAG GGCCTGCATTGCCGACGTCGTCACCCTGtgggagcagctgaagcagagcgGTGAGGAGAGCCTCCTACAAAGAGCAGTGTCCAAATTCAAGATTCACCCTCTGAAGGCCTCCCAGGTTTGTCACATAGAGCACCTGGCAAAGCTGGTGAACGTGCACATGCAGAAGAGGTTCCCAAACAG cagcagccagtcagatCCAATCCTGGCTGAGGGGGTTCCAGCCGTGACAGGCCTGCACAGGCTGGAGTTAGA GCTTGGTCCAGATAAAGGTTCAAAGGCTCTTCCTAAGCTGTGGGAGCTCCTGCCAGGTCTACATAATCTAGAGCACTTAGA TTTAGAGAACAGCAAAATAGGGGACAGAGGAGCGGAGAATCTGGCCGATGCTCTGGTATCACTTCGTTTACTGGAGGTACTCAA TTTGTCTCAGAATTGCATTGGAGATAAGGGGATGAAGAAACTGGCCATCACACTACGAGACCTCCCCAAGCTGCACTGTCTGAG tctCTACAGCAACATGATTTCTGATGAAGGGGCAAAGAGTTTAGCAGCTGTTCTGCCCTACATGGCATCCCTCACTGACCTTGA TGTAAAGTACAACGAGCTAACCGATGTTGGAGCAGAGAGCCTGGGAGCCAGTCTGAAAAAGTGTAAGAACATAAAGACCCTGAG GATGTGGAACCAGCTCATTCCATGCAGAGTGTTTGAGAGGCTACGGACGCAGGACAACAGGATCCTTTGGCATTAG
- the ciita gene encoding MHC class II transactivator isoform X2 — MEPLSQNCTWPLCKVCPDCAINRCSQIRVEHAPAAMDSSRHDCCYSWFHDKTKELPRSLAPSRTDCGGLNEGNLEHVAGRLTIPLWQNWDRGHKLLLPLIAPVEPVGTTSQSRAAATDTVWSVDAETELAFALAPFGVNMEGFPPDQGGIAKGPESSENPKMPGLGRVLHGEEGGPDTEVLETHFSMTPDNLGWMSSGLGSFGSAEGSPGAKMQDEQENLPTCPDLADPGTRMQDVDEVPNMSLEFGDLPEDLSEFLNEQYIVDPEVLLGDPLWNYEEGPSKPGASSEPHDSGSLRENQEAKQAHKTEKRAKPLNGPEPQPPSDDNTPCKRQRVTDTDQELELGLSDCLTTPPRVLQLHPPMHLITIPDPPLYQVVHALSISSPVITIPCSPLTSTFILVPASSPPKSLHPSPLSPADGTVAPVQMSSSPPGSLSDTASRAVSPPHASPPSPINEGVRVYILEAKAHMSQSCEVIKGGLTLSSHYVDVQVSQREIVYRCGKNTNKVQDKELIFNGDAHRQKSLLDQSQIFDGSLGDNPKRYILLMGDAGMGKSTLIKKLCLNWSKDHFPQFDFVFLLDGKMLALTKPIFSLQTLLLNFSSFATACFDPDAVFAQVMAAPKRVLIIFDGFAEVRDFETLLQTQEKDLSASLQKDSKAQTYTIKQLFAGILQRAVLRGCTLVLSTRPRGAASQVLRRTDSYLEVCGFSVPDVETYVSRYFTDPTLRESALEHLKSHRYLHLLCWNPGLCRLVCSVLEGSKNIRELPRTLTELCRQVLDLRVKGCSPAFTFTPSSVKPENTVEAKEGSSSSEGRVQPVDVQPQSSESAAKEGEEEKAEEATGVEEGEEPQELLSQLSCLAWDGVKSHTSVIPDGKYVSPRLKAFGLRTGLLDCHDLRTTHLISSGEIKGGGGKAKGQKKTRKKVCEENATGREPAKEHILLWANPYLQSYLAALHLCLSRVVSHRTFFKSLPLLSGPKSCRRCQREVLELTQRFAFGILMEKLETLDAEASLRDALVAKQTLLTKHLEDLSHGGLSPAQLLQACHYVYEVSLIRGSPSTDGSDTELKRQSKLPEVLAFRGVPIDPLDAFVVWHVLERAGQEGHSFSLDLEDSGIQISGLRALVGLSNINTYRACIADVVTLWEQLKQSGEESLLQRAVSKFKIHPLKASQVCHIEHLAKLVNVHMQKRFPNSSQSDPILAEGVPAVTGLHRLELELGPDKGSKALPKLWELLPGLHNLEHLDLENSKIGDRGAENLADALVSLRLLEVLNLSQNCIGDKGMKKLAITLRDLPKLHCLSLYSNMISDEGAKSLAAVLPYMASLTDLDVKYNELTDVGAESLGASLKKCKNIKTLRMWNQLIPCRVFERLRTQDNRILWH, encoded by the exons ATGGAGCCGCTCAGCCAAAACTGCACTTGGCCCCTCTGCAAGGTGTGTCCAGACTGTGCCATCAAccggtgcagccagatcagagTGGAACACGCCCCGGCAGCGATGGACAGCTCCAGGCATGACTGTTGCTACAGTTGGTTCCACGACAAAACAAAAGAGCTGCCAAGAAGTTTGGCGCCGTCTCGCACCGATTGTGGGGGGTTGAATGAGGGGAATTTGGAGCATGTGGCTGGAAGACTAACCATCCCTCTGTGGCAgaactgggacagaggacacaaACTCCTGCTGCCCCTGATAGCTCCTGTGGAACCAGTCGGGACCACCAGCCAAAGCAGAGCAGCGGCTACCGACACCGTTTGGAGCGTCGATGCTGAAACAGAGCTTGCGTTTGCTCTCGCGCCATTTGGGGTGAACATGGAGGGCTTCCCCCCGGATCAAGGCGGCATCGCAAAAGGGCCCGAATCCTCTGAAAACCCGAAAATGCCTGGACTGGGTCGCGTCTTGCATGGTGAAGAGGGCGGGCCGGATACAGAAGTGTTGGAGACCCATTTCAGCATGACGCCAGACAACCTGGGCTGGATGAGCTCTGGCCTGGGAAGTTTTGGAAGTGCTGAGGGATCACCAG GTGCCAAAATGCAGGATGAGCAAGAaaacctgcccacctgccctgACCTTGCAGATCCAG GAACCAGGATGCAGGATGTGGATGAAGTGCCAAACATGTCTCTCGAATTTGGAGATTTACCAG AAGATTTGTCCGAATTCTTGAATGAACAATACATTGTCG ATCCAGAAGTGCTGTTAGGCGATCCACTGTGGAACTACGAAGAGGGCCCCAGCAAGCCCG GTGCCTCGTCGGAGCCGCACGACTCTGGTAGCCTCCGGGAGAACCAGGAAGCTAAACAAGCACACAAGACTGAGAAAAGGGCCAAACCACTCAATG GGCCAGAGCCGCAGCCCCCCTCTGATGACAACACTCCATGTAAAAGGCAAAGGGTAACAG ACACCGACCAGGAATTGGAGCTGGGTCTATCAGACTGCCTCACCACGCCTCCCAGAGTCCTTCAGCTGCATCCTCCCATGCACCTGATCACCATCCCAGACCCTCCTCTGTATCAGGTGGTGCATGCCCTGAGTATCTCCTCTCCAGTTATTACAATCCCATGCTCCCCTTTGACTTCGACTTTCATACTTG TTCCTGCCTCCTCGCCACCGAAatcccttcacccttcaccactctcaccag CGGACGGTACAGTAGCACCGGTCCAAATGAGTTCGTCCCCACCAGGATCTCTGTCAGACACTGCTAGCAGAGCTGTGTCCCCCCCACACgcttcacccccctcccccataaaCG AGGGTGTAAGGGTCTACATTCTTGAAGCAAAGGCGCACATGAGTCAGAGCTGTGAGGTTATCAAGGGAGGCCTTACCCTGAGTTCGCATTACGTCGATGTGCAAGTCAGCCAGAGAGAGATCGTCTACCGATGTGGGAAAAACACCAATAAAGTTCAGGATAAGGAGCTTATTTTTAACGGCGATGCCCACCGGCAGAAAAGCTTGTTGGATCAGAGTCAg ATCTTCGACGGCTCACTCGGAGACAATCCCAAGCGCTACATATTGCTAATGGGCGATGCCGGTATGGGAAAAAGCACCCTGATCAAGAAGCTGTGCCTCAACTGGTCTAAGGATCATTTCCCGCAGTTCGATTTTGTCTTCCTGCTGGACGGGAAAATGCTGGCTTTAACAAAGCCCATCTTCAGCCTCCAGACCCTCCTGTTGAACTTCTCCTCCTTTGCTACCGCCTGCTTTGACCCAGATGCGGTTTTTGCTCAGGTTATGGCGGCGCCAAAGCGGGTGCTCATTATTTTCGACGGCTTTGCCGAGGTGCGGGACTTTGAGACGCTGCTCCAGACACAGGAAAAAGATCTGAGCGCGTCGCTGCAGAAAGACAGCAAAGCGCAGACATACACgataaaacagctgtttgcaGGCATCCTCCAGAGGGCGGTGCTTCGGGGTTGCACTCTTGTGCTCTCCACGCGACCCAGAGGTGCTGCTAGCCAGGTTCTACGACGCACAGACAGCTATTTGGAGGTGTGCGGTTTCTCCGTCCCTGACGTGGAGACGTACGTGTCTCGGTACTTCACCGATCCGACCCTCAGGGAATCTGCCTTGGAGCACTTGAAAAGCCACAGGTACCTGCATCTCCTCTGCTGGAACCCCGGACTTTGTCGTCTGGTGTGCTCTGTTTTGGAAGGGTCGAAGAACATAAGAGAATTGCCCAGAACCTTGACTGAGCTCTGCCGCCAAGTGCTGGACCTGAGAGTGAAAGGATGTTCGCCGGCTTTCACCTTCACACCGTCGAGTGTTAAACCTGAAAACACTGTGGAAGCTAAAGAAGGCTCAAGCAGCTCTGAAGGGCGGGTGCAACCTGTAGACGTTCAGCCCCAAAGCTCAGAAAGTGCAGCAaaagagggggaagaagagaaggcagAGGAGGCAACAGGTGTTGAAGAAGGTGAAGAACCTCAAGAGTTACTGTCCCAGCTGAGCTGCTTGGCCTGGGACGGAGTCAAATCGCACACCTCCGTCATTCCAGACGGGAAATATGTATCTCCTAGACTCAAGGCATTTGGCCTGAGGACTGGGCTGCTGGATTGTCATGATCTGAGGACGACACACCTCATCTCAAGCGGGGAGATaaagggaggaggtgggaaggCCAAAGGACAGAAGAAGACCAGGAAGAAAGTTTGTGAAGAAAACGCAACAGGAAGAGAACCAGCCAAAGAACACATTCTGCTGTGGGCCAATCCTTACCTGCAGAGCTACCTGGCGGCGCTCCATTTGTGCCTGTCAAG GGTGGTTTCACATCGCACTTTCTTCAAGAGCCTCCCTCTCCTGTCGGGCCCAAAGTCCTGCCGGCGCTGCCAACGGGAAGTGCTGGAGCTCACTCAGCGGTTCGCTTTTGGAATTTTGATGGAAAAGCTAGAGACACTCGACGCTGAGGCCAGTCTCAGAGACGCGCTCGTCGCCAAACAGACTTTATTGACCAAACACCTTGAGGATCTCTCACACGGCGGCCTGAGTCCGGCTCAGCTTCTGCAGGCTTGCCACTATGTTTATGAAGTGAGTTTGATACGTGGCAGTCCGAGCACGGATGGGAGTGACACAGAATTAAAGCGTCAGTCAAAGCTACCGGAGGTCCTGGCGTTTCGTGGCGTTCCCATCGACCCTTTGGATGCCTTTGTTGTGTGGCATGTTCTAGAAAGAGCAGGCCAGGAAGGTCACAGTTTCAGTTTGGATCTGGAGGATTCTGGGATACAGATTTCAGGACTCAGAGCCCTCGTGGGCCTCAGCAACATCAACACCTACAG GGCCTGCATTGCCGACGTCGTCACCCTGtgggagcagctgaagcagagcgGTGAGGAGAGCCTCCTACAAAGAGCAGTGTCCAAATTCAAGATTCACCCTCTGAAGGCCTCCCAGGTTTGTCACATAGAGCACCTGGCAAAGCTGGTGAACGTGCACATGCAGAAGAGGTTCCCAAACAG cagccagtcagatCCAATCCTGGCTGAGGGGGTTCCAGCCGTGACAGGCCTGCACAGGCTGGAGTTAGA GCTTGGTCCAGATAAAGGTTCAAAGGCTCTTCCTAAGCTGTGGGAGCTCCTGCCAGGTCTACATAATCTAGAGCACTTAGA TTTAGAGAACAGCAAAATAGGGGACAGAGGAGCGGAGAATCTGGCCGATGCTCTGGTATCACTTCGTTTACTGGAGGTACTCAA TTTGTCTCAGAATTGCATTGGAGATAAGGGGATGAAGAAACTGGCCATCACACTACGAGACCTCCCCAAGCTGCACTGTCTGAG tctCTACAGCAACATGATTTCTGATGAAGGGGCAAAGAGTTTAGCAGCTGTTCTGCCCTACATGGCATCCCTCACTGACCTTGA TGTAAAGTACAACGAGCTAACCGATGTTGGAGCAGAGAGCCTGGGAGCCAGTCTGAAAAAGTGTAAGAACATAAAGACCCTGAG GATGTGGAACCAGCTCATTCCATGCAGAGTGTTTGAGAGGCTACGGACGCAGGACAACAGGATCCTTTGGCATTAG